CACGACAAACATCAGGATCTGCAGGCCGAGCAGCCAGGACACGGTGTCCCAGCCCGACCAGTAGACGATCAGCGCGGCGATGATGAACGACACCGGGCCCAGCACGCCCATGCACTTGACCCGGAACGGGCGCGGCATGTCGGGCGCATTGCGACGCAGTGCTGCGACGGTTACCGGGGCTACGGCGTAGCTCAACACCAGTGCGGCGGACACCACGTTGATCAGCGCTTCCCAGGACGGGAACGGCAGGGTCCAGAACACCGACAGGGCGAAGGTCAACCACAGCGCCGGGCGCGGGATGCCGGACTTTTCATCGATGCGGGTGAAGACCTTGAAGAAGGTGCCGGTCTGCGCCCAGCCGTAGATCACGCGAGGCGTGGCGTTCATGTAGATATTGCCGCAGCCGCTGGGCGAGATCACCGCGTCCGCGACAACCAGATAAGCCAGCCAACCCACGCCGAGCGCCAGAGCGATATCGCGATACGGCAGGGCGAATTCCTTGGAAACCCCGGCCCAGCCATTGGCGAGCAACTCGGTCGGGATGCCGCCGAGGAACGCGGTTTGCAGCAACACATAGATCGCGGTGGACAGCAGCACCGACAGGATCAGTGCAATCGGAATGGTGCGCTGCGGATTTTTCACTTCGCTGGCCACCGAGATGATCGGGGTCAGGCCGAGGTAGGCGAAGATCACGCCGCCGGCGGAAACGGCCATCTCGATGCCCGAGAGCCCGAAGGGTGCGAAACCCTGAATCTGAAAGTTCTCCGGTTTGAAGAAGGTGAACAGCACACCGATTACCAGCAGCGGCACGATGAACTTGAACACGCTCACCAGATTGTTGGCCTTGGCGAAGGTTTTCACGCTGCGGTAGTTGAGCAGGAAGAACACGCAGAGCAGGCCGAACTGCACCAGCCAGCCCAGCACCGTCGGATCACCGCTGCCGGCCTTGGTCAGGCCGGGAAACCACGCCGCCGCATATTGGCGCGAGGCAACCACTTCGATCGCCACCAGACTGGAAAACGCGATCAGCGTGATAAAGCCCATCAGATAACCGAGCAGCGGCCCGTGGCTGTAGACCGGGTAGCGAACCACACCGCCGGCCCGGGGCAGCGCGGCGCCCAGTTCGCAGTAGACGATGCCCAGCAACAACACGGCGAAACCGCCCAGCAGCCAGGAAAAAATCCCCGCCGGCCCGGCAATCGCGGAAACGTGACTGGCCGCGAACAGCCACCCCGAACCGAAGATCGCTCCGAGCCCGATAAACGTGAGGTCGATCAATGAAAGCTGTTTTTTGAACTTGCCTTGGCCTGACATGGCGTCGCCTTCTTGTGAGTTATTGGATAGGCAGGTGTATGTCACTGGGACGGGCCAACATTGAACTCATCGGTGGTCGGGCGATTGATGTTTTGCGCAAGCCTGGATGACGAAATCAGCACAATTGCGCTGAACGACGGCAGGCCTCGACAGGCCGTGGACGTTGCTGCACTCTGCACGCGAACGCCGTATGGCGGGCCGCTGGCCGATTCACCCGCGAAGGAAGACACCGACGATGCAGAACGCATTTGCGCGCCTGTGCGAGGGCGATGAACACAATCGCCCCCAGACCCTCGAAGCCTTGGTGGCAGGCGTTGCTGCGCTGTTACCGATGCTGGACGTGATCCCGAATGCGGTGATTTTCATCAAGGATCCGGACGCGCGTTACGTCCTGGCCAACCGCACCTTGGTGCAGCGCTGCGGGTTGAAAGACCTGAAGCCGTTGCTCGGCAAAACCAGTGCGCAGGTGTTTCCCGCGCAATTGGGGCCGGGTTACACCGAGCAGGATCGGCGGGTGCTGGAAGAAGGGTGGGTGCTGGAGGATCAGCTGGAATTGCATCTGTACGGCAGTCGTGAACCGGGCTGGTGCCTGACCCATAAGCGACCGCTGTACAACCGCGATGGCGCGATCATCGGTCTGGCGGGGATTTCGGTGGACCTGCAATCGGCCAGCGAGACGCATCCGGCCTTCGAACGTCTGGCCGCCGTCGACGAGCACATTCGAACGCATTTCAATCGGCGGGTGGCGCTGGGCGAGCTGACCCGGATCGCCGGTATTTCCGTGGCGCAGCTGGAGCGCTACTGCAAGCGCGTGTTCCACCTGACGCCACGGCAGATGATCCAGAAAGTACGGCTGGAACACGCCCATCGCTTGTTGCACACCGACCTGCCGATCACCGAAGTCGCCCTGCAGTGCGGCTACACCGACCACAGCGCCTTCACCCGCCAATTCAAGGCCTCGACCGGCTTCACGCCGCGTCAGTACCGGCAGGCGACGGAGCAATGAACGGTTCCCGGGTCATTGCGGATAAACTGAGCCCGTCAGTCTCAAGTTGCGCAGGTAAAACAAGATGAACCGGATACAGATACGCCATTGCGCGTATTTTCTTTGCGCGATCATGCTGACGTTGACGATGGCCTGCTCCAGCAAGGCTCGATACGCGACTGTGGGTGATCGCTGCTATGCCAAAGCGGTGCCGACAATGGGCGAGGGTGGCCTGGCCTGGGGACAGACCCTGGGCCAGGCACAGAAAAAATCCATGGATAACTGCATGCGCTACGCAAGCCGCTCCGGCGGTACGCCCGGTACCTGCCAGGTGGTGTTGGCCAAGTGCAAGTGAATACCCCAGTCATACCGGTATATCTGATTTCACATAAGCAACATGTTCTTCACGACATGGGCGAGGCCGACGCGAATCTCTAGCATGGATTTCGCACTCGTCGTCCGCAGGCCAACAACACATCCAACAGCCTGCGGATGCGCACCCCTTCGGTGCCTTTTCCACGTCAAGGAGAACTCACATGTCCACGGCCGCAATAGCCTGCCAGTCCGTTACCTGGAACCCGATCACCAAGAGCAGCACCTTCACCGCACAAGACCGCGAGACGCTCAGCAAACACTGGCACCCCGTAGCCTTCTCGGCAGACGTGACCGACAAACCCTATGCCGTCACGCTGCTGGATGAGCCGGTTGTACTTTACCGGGCCGGCGGGAAACTGAACGCCGCCCGGGACATTTGCAGTCATCGCGGCGCGCCACTGAGCAAAGGCTGGGTGAAGGGCGAAAACATCATCTGCCCGTATCACGGCCTGCACTTCGGTACCGATGGTCGCTGCACGCGCATCCCGTCGGAACCCAATGCCAATCTCACCGAGCGCCATCGCATCCAGATGTACGCGACCCGTGAAGACTTCGGGCTGATCTGGGTCTTGATGTCTGGCACGAGTGCGCCATTTGCTGAAATGCCTTCGTGGGCCGATGACAGCTTCCAGCGCATCCTGCCGCCGTCCATCGACATCGCGGCTTCTGCCGGTCGGCAGGTGGAAGGGTTTATCGATGTCGCGCACTTTGCGTGGATTCACCACGAGGCTTTTGCCGAGCGCGACAACCCGGTGGTGCCGACCTACAAGGCCGAGGTCACGCCGTACGGGGTTCATGCCGAGTACATCAGCAACGTCAGCAATTTCCCCAAGAGCCTGCAGCATCGCGCGCCGGAAGGTTTTCTCTGGAACCGCACCTTCGATGTCTTCGCGCCGTTCACTGCGCGCCTGACCGTCAACTTTCCCGAACCGGAACACCGCTTGGTGATTCTGAATGCGGCCAGCCCGATCTCGGCGCGCAAGACCCGCATGTTCTGCGCG
This genomic window from Pseudomonas kribbensis contains:
- a CDS encoding AraC family transcriptional regulator, producing MQNAFARLCEGDEHNRPQTLEALVAGVAALLPMLDVIPNAVIFIKDPDARYVLANRTLVQRCGLKDLKPLLGKTSAQVFPAQLGPGYTEQDRRVLEEGWVLEDQLELHLYGSREPGWCLTHKRPLYNRDGAIIGLAGISVDLQSASETHPAFERLAAVDEHIRTHFNRRVALGELTRIAGISVAQLERYCKRVFHLTPRQMIQKVRLEHAHRLLHTDLPITEVALQCGYTDHSAFTRQFKASTGFTPRQYRQATEQ
- a CDS encoding APC family permease — encoded protein: MSGQGKFKKQLSLIDLTFIGLGAIFGSGWLFAASHVSAIAGPAGIFSWLLGGFAVLLLGIVYCELGAALPRAGGVVRYPVYSHGPLLGYLMGFITLIAFSSLVAIEVVASRQYAAAWFPGLTKAGSGDPTVLGWLVQFGLLCVFFLLNYRSVKTFAKANNLVSVFKFIVPLLVIGVLFTFFKPENFQIQGFAPFGLSGIEMAVSAGGVIFAYLGLTPIISVASEVKNPQRTIPIALILSVLLSTAIYVLLQTAFLGGIPTELLANGWAGVSKEFALPYRDIALALGVGWLAYLVVADAVISPSGCGNIYMNATPRVIYGWAQTGTFFKVFTRIDEKSGIPRPALWLTFALSVFWTLPFPSWEALINVVSAALVLSYAVAPVTVAALRRNAPDMPRPFRVKCMGVLGPVSFIIAALIVYWSGWDTVSWLLGLQILMFVVYLLCGRFVPTRHLSLAHQVRSSAWLIAFYAVTIVLSKLGTFGGLGILAHPFDTLVVAAFATGIYYWGAATGVPSHLLRLESEEDESEVASTSSSSAANPRAAGAY
- a CDS encoding aromatic ring-hydroxylating oxygenase subunit alpha, whose translation is MSTAAIACQSVTWNPITKSSTFTAQDRETLSKHWHPVAFSADVTDKPYAVTLLDEPVVLYRAGGKLNAARDICSHRGAPLSKGWVKGENIICPYHGLHFGTDGRCTRIPSEPNANLTERHRIQMYATREDFGLIWVLMSGTSAPFAEMPSWADDSFQRILPPSIDIAASAGRQVEGFIDVAHFAWIHHEAFAERDNPVVPTYKAEVTPYGVHAEYISNVSNFPKSLQHRAPEGFLWNRTFDVFAPFTARLTVNFPEPEHRLVILNAASPISARKTRMFCAITRNFDKEMPLEDVYAFNQQVFEEDRDIVELCRPEDLPLDLSLEIHIPADRSSTAYRRALSALGLGRAFTS